A window of Hyperolius riggenbachi isolate aHypRig1 chromosome 1, aHypRig1.pri, whole genome shotgun sequence contains these coding sequences:
- the LOC137545259 gene encoding uncharacterized protein, giving the protein MFELVDEDSDTEIRPQVSALHTVTLFKSFESHRFKRFSTWKSLVRAITCLAHIARSFQRTNSNDAKKCKGWHHCQEVYTIAELQHSKNFIIRTVQQEIYTKEIACITNSKSIPKDSSLKKLDPFLDKYGLLRVGGSLKQASLEPDERNPLIIPGHHHVTRLIVQHYHFQVKHQGRLFTEGALHTAGLWIVGAKRCVSSIIFSCITCRKLRGMLQTQKMANLPADRLSMDPPFTNVGLDVFGPWSVTARQTRGGQANSKRWAVIFTCMTIRAVHIEVIESMDTSSFINALRRFIAIRGPVKHIRSDRGTNFIGAAKELQISSNVDAKIVERYLSDQDCTWTFNPPHSSHMGGAWERMIGIARRILDSIFLQVGTARLTHESLVTFMAEVTAIINARPLTPVLSDPEEPFLLTPATLLTQKTGKVSPPPGEFSTKDMYKRQWKQVQCLADTFWDRWKKQYISTLQPRNKWQTVRPNLKPGDVVLLKDCQLQRNEWPLGLVTKTFPSEDGNVRKVEVKVCRQQETKLFLRPVCELILLLSPTE; this is encoded by the coding sequence ATGTTTGAACTAGTGGATGAAGACTCAGACACTGAGATCCGTCCACAAGTGTCTGCACTTCACACAGTGACACTCTTCAAGTCCTTTGAATCTCATCGCTTCAAGAGATTCTCTACCTGGAAATCACTTGTTAGAGCCATTACCTGTCTAGCTCACATAGCCCGATCTTTTCAAAGAACCAATTCGAATGATGCTAAGAAGTGCAAAGGTTGGCACCACTGTCAAGAGGTATACACCATAGCAGAACTCCAGCACTCCAAGAACTTCATCATTCGCACTGTACAGCAGGAAATCTACACCAAAGAGATTGCCTGTATCACTAACAGCAAGTCTATCCCTAAAGACAGCTCTTTAAAGAAACTTGACCCATTCCTTGACAAGTACGGTCTACTGAGAGTAGGAGGTAGTCTTAAGCAAGCAAGTCTAGAGCCTGATGAAAGGAATCCTCTGATAATTCCCGGTCATCATCATGTTACAAGATTGATTGTACAACACTACCACTTCCAAGTCAAGCACCAAGGAAGACTGTTTACAGAAGGAGCTTTACATACTGCTGGATTGTGGATAGTTGGGGCAAAGAGATGTGTGAGTAGCATCATCTTCAGTTGCATCACATGCCGTAAACTTCGTGGTATGCTACAAACACAGAAGATGGCTAATCTGCCTGCTGATAGGCTCAGTATGGATCCTCCTTTCACCAATGTTGGACTTGACGTATTTGGGCCTTGGTCCGTCACAGCACGTCAAACTAGAGGAGGTCAAGCAAACAGTAAACGCTGGGCAGTCATATTCACCTGTATGACCATCAGAGCTGTTCACATTGAAGTCATCGAATCTATGGATACTTCAAGCTTTATCAATGCCCTTAGACGGTTTATTGCAATCAGAGGTCCTGTGAAGCATATTCGATCTGACAGAGGCACCAATTTCATTGGAGCTGCTAAAGAACTACAGATCTCTTCCAATGTTGATGCCAAGATTGTGGAAAGATACCTGAGTGATCAGGACTGCACTTGGACTTTCAACCCACCTCACTCCTCTCACATGGGTGGAGCTTGGGAGAGGATGATCGGCATAGCCCGAAGAATCTTGGATTCCATCTTTCTACAAGTAGGAACTGCAAGGCTCACTCACGAGAGCCTGGTAACCTTCATGGCTGAAGTCACAGCTATCATCAATGCTAGACCTCTGACTCCAGTTCTTAGTGATCCAGAAGAACCATTCCTTCTCACTCCTGCAACCCTCCTTACCCAAAAGACTGGCAAAGTGAGTCCTCCTCCTGGTGAGTTCAGCACTAAAGACATGTACAAACGTCAATGGAAACAAGTGCAGTGCCTTGCTGACACATTTTGGGACAGATGGAAGAAACAATACATCTCTACTTTGCAACCACGGAACAAGTGGCAGACTGTAAGGCCCAACCTGAAACCCGGCGATGTTGTTCTTCTAAAAGACTGCCAATTGCAGAGAAATGAGTGGCCTCTAGGACTTGTCACCAAGACGTTTCCAAGTGAGGATGGAAATGTCCGCAAAGTAGAAGTAAAGGTCTGCAGACAGCAAGAGACCAAGTTGTTTCTCAGACCAGTGTGTGAACTCATTCTCTTATTATCCCCTACTGAATGA